A window from Burkholderiales bacterium encodes these proteins:
- the uptC gene encoding twitching motility protein PilT, with product MIIAPLLKLMAEKQASDLFFTVGAPIQIKINGVCMPINDKPLESDQVIKLAYGLMTEDQIRTFEATMEMNFSFSLPEVANYRVNIFRQRGDLAMVIRHIKSTIPTVEELNLPVILKDLIMERRGLILVVGSTGAGKSSTLAAMIEHRSANRTGHILTVEDPIEFVFKHRKSIVNQREIGMDTISYANALTNAMREAPDLLMIGEIRDRETLKHGIIYALTGHLCVSTLHANNSYHALSRIINFFPHDARTALLADLAISLKAIISQRLVRGVDGKLLPAVEILINTTYISELIKKGEIDAIKEAMETTVSPGSQTFEQALFKMYQAGRITRDEAMAHADSPTNLAALIDYGQIRLAETGAKGPGAAAPEEPPIKIDLIDK from the coding sequence ATGATCATCGCACCGCTGCTCAAGCTCATGGCCGAGAAACAGGCCTCGGATCTGTTTTTCACCGTGGGCGCGCCGATCCAGATCAAGATCAACGGCGTGTGCATGCCGATCAACGACAAGCCGCTGGAATCGGACCAGGTGATCAAGCTGGCCTACGGCCTGATGACCGAGGACCAGATCCGCACCTTCGAGGCCACCATGGAGATGAACTTCTCCTTCAGCCTGCCGGAGGTGGCCAACTACCGGGTCAACATCTTCCGCCAGCGGGGCGATCTGGCGATGGTCATCCGGCACATCAAGAGCACCATCCCCACGGTGGAGGAACTCAACCTGCCCGTTATCCTTAAGGACCTGATCATGGAGCGCCGCGGGCTGATTCTAGTGGTGGGATCCACCGGGGCGGGCAAGTCCTCCACCCTGGCGGCCATGATCGAGCACCGCAGCGCCAACCGCACCGGCCACATCCTCACGGTGGAAGATCCCATCGAATTCGTGTTCAAGCACCGCAAGTCTATCGTCAACCAGCGGGAAATCGGCATGGACACGATCTCCTACGCCAACGCCCTCACCAACGCCATGCGGGAGGCGCCGGATTTGCTGATGATCGGGGAGATTCGGGATCGGGAGACCCTCAAGCACGGCATCATCTACGCCCTGACCGGCCACCTGTGCGTGTCCACCCTGCACGCCAACAACAGCTACCATGCGCTCTCGCGCATCATCAACTTCTTCCCCCACGACGCGCGCACCGCCTTGCTGGCGGACCTGGCCATCAGCCTGAAGGCCATCATCTCCCAGCGCCTGGTGCGGGGCGTGGACGGGAAGCTCCTGCCGGCGGTGGAGATCCTGATCAACACCACCTACATCTCGGAGCTGATCAAGAAGGGGGAAATCGACGCCATCAAGGAGGCCATGGAGACCACGGTCTCGCCGGGGTCCCAGACCTTCGAGCAGGCCCTGTTCAAGATGTACCAGGCGGGCAGAATCACCCGGGACGAAGCCATGGCCCACGCCGATTCGCCCACCAACCTGGCGGCCCTCATCGACTACGGCCAGATCCGCCTGGCCGAGACCGGCGCCAAAGGACCGGGTGCGGCCGCCCCGGAAGAGCCGCCGATCAAGATCGACCTGATCGACAAGTGA
- the dapE gene encoding succinyl-diaminopimelate desuccinylase, whose product MHPAVELAQALIARPSVTPDDAGCQQLLGERLERAGFRVERLRFGAVDNLWARRGTGGPVLCFAGHTDVVPPGPLEQWTSDPFRPTIRDGVLYGRGAADMKGAIAAFVTAVEAFLSEHPRHRGSLALLLTSDEEGPAVDGTVRVVELLEERREAIDYCIVGEPTCARVVGDTLKNGRRGSLSGTLTVKGIQGHIAYPHLARNPIHLAAPAIAELARTVWDEGDEFFPPTSWQISNIRGGTGATNVIPGEVTLQFNFRFSTASTVESLEERLRAVLDAHGLEYELAWERPYNRPYLTLPGPLAEALKAAVREVAGIEPELSTTGGTSDGRFIARICPQVVELGLLNATIHKIDECVPLADLARLADIYGRALRQLLA is encoded by the coding sequence ATGCACCCCGCCGTCGAGCTTGCCCAAGCGCTCATCGCCCGTCCCTCGGTAACCCCCGACGACGCCGGCTGTCAGCAGCTCCTGGGCGAGCGGCTGGAAAGGGCGGGTTTCCGCGTGGAGCGGCTGCGCTTCGGCGCCGTGGACAACCTCTGGGCCCGGCGCGGAACCGGGGGCCCGGTGCTCTGTTTCGCCGGCCACACCGACGTGGTGCCCCCGGGTCCTCTAGAGCAATGGACGAGCGATCCCTTTCGGCCCACGATCCGCGACGGCGTTCTTTATGGCCGGGGAGCGGCGGACATGAAGGGGGCGATCGCCGCCTTCGTGACCGCCGTGGAAGCCTTCTTGAGCGAGCACCCGCGCCACCGGGGCTCCCTCGCCCTGCTCCTCACCTCCGACGAGGAAGGCCCGGCCGTGGACGGCACCGTTCGGGTAGTGGAATTGCTCGAAGAACGGAGGGAGGCGATCGACTACTGCATCGTGGGCGAGCCCACCTGCGCCCGGGTGGTGGGGGACACGCTGAAGAACGGCCGGCGCGGCTCCCTCTCCGGAACGCTCACGGTGAAGGGCATCCAGGGCCACATCGCCTACCCCCACCTCGCCAGGAATCCCATCCACCTGGCGGCGCCGGCCATCGCCGAGCTCGCCCGCACGGTGTGGGACGAGGGCGACGAATTCTTCCCCCCCACCTCCTGGCAGATCTCCAACATCCGCGGCGGCACCGGGGCGACCAACGTGATCCCGGGCGAGGTCACCCTGCAGTTCAACTTCCGCTTCTCCACCGCCAGCACCGTGGAATCCCTCGAGGAGCGGCTGCGGGCGGTGCTCGACGCCCACGGGCTCGAGTACGAGCTCGCGTGGGAGAGGCCCTACAACCGGCCCTATCTCACTCTGCCGGGGCCGCTCGCCGAAGCGCTCAAGGCCGCGGTGCGGGAGGTGGCGGGCATCGAGCCGGAGCTCTCCACCACGGGTGGCACCTCCGACGGCCGGTTCATCGCCCGGATCTGTCCCCAGGTGGTGGAGCTGGGGCTGCTCAACGCCACGATCCACAAAATCGACGAATGCGTGCCCCTCGCCGACCTGGCGCGGCTCGCCGACATTTACGGCCGGGCGCTGCGCCAGCTCCTCGCTTGA
- the prmB gene encoding 50S ribosomal protein L3 glutamine methyltransferase, giving the protein MTSSFDEARQELATVRDLLRFAVSRFREAGLAFGHGTSDAYDEAAYLILHALHLPLDRLEPFLDARITSSERSAVLELLSRRVQERRPAAYLTGEAWLGDFRFYVDERVIVPRSFIAELLRDQLAPWVADPHEVRAALDLCTGSGCLAILLAHAFPGARVDASDASAAALEVAARNVRDYGLKERVRLLRSDLFESLEGNRYDVIVSNPPYVDQASMEALPPEYLHEPREALAGGEDGLDFVRRILAQARSFLAPGGVLVVEIGHHRDALEASFPQLPFVWPEVSGGAGHVFLLHRDDLP; this is encoded by the coding sequence TTGACCTCCTCGTTCGACGAAGCGCGGCAGGAGCTCGCCACGGTCCGCGACCTGCTGCGTTTCGCCGTGAGCCGCTTCCGCGAGGCGGGCCTCGCCTTCGGCCACGGCACGAGCGACGCCTACGACGAGGCGGCCTACCTGATCCTCCACGCCCTGCATCTTCCCCTGGATCGGCTGGAGCCGTTCCTGGACGCCCGGATCACCTCGTCGGAGCGAAGCGCGGTGCTCGAGCTCCTCTCCCGGCGGGTGCAGGAGCGGCGGCCGGCCGCCTACCTCACCGGGGAGGCCTGGCTGGGGGACTTCCGCTTCTACGTGGACGAGCGGGTGATCGTCCCCCGCTCCTTCATCGCCGAGCTCCTGCGCGACCAGCTCGCCCCCTGGGTGGCCGATCCCCACGAGGTGCGCGCCGCCCTGGACCTATGCACCGGCAGCGGCTGCCTCGCCATCCTTCTGGCCCATGCCTTCCCCGGCGCCCGGGTGGATGCCTCCGACGCTTCCGCCGCTGCCCTGGAGGTGGCGGCCCGCAACGTGCGGGACTACGGACTCAAGGAACGGGTGCGGCTCCTGCGCTCCGACCTGTTCGAGTCCCTGGAGGGAAACCGCTATGACGTGATCGTCTCGAACCCGCCCTACGTGGACCAGGCGTCGATGGAGGCGCTGCCGCCCGAGTATCTCCACGAGCCGCGGGAGGCCCTGGCAGGGGGAGAGGACGGCCTCGACTTCGTGCGCCGCATTCTGGCGCAGGCCCGCTCGTTTCTGGCGCCGGGCGGCGTTCTCGTGGTGGAGATCGGGCATCACCGGGACGCCCTGGAGGCTTCGTTCCCCCAGCTGCCTTTCGTCTGGCCGGAGGTGAGCGGCGGAGCGGGCCATGTGTTCCTGCTCCATCGGGATGATCTTCCCTAG
- a CDS encoding signal transduction histidine kinase, whose amino-acid sequence MEQDPKLAHSILEQAADAVIFADGDGVIRFWNRAAVALFGFGAEEALGASLDLIVPEHLRRAHWVGFRRAIESGTTRLGGRATITRALHKSGKRLYVDMSFAVVRGPDGSVVGSVAIARDATARYEEEKARRQPAAVR is encoded by the coding sequence ATGGAGCAAGACCCGAAACTCGCCCATTCGATTCTCGAGCAGGCGGCGGACGCCGTGATCTTCGCCGACGGCGATGGCGTGATCCGCTTCTGGAACCGGGCCGCCGTGGCGCTCTTCGGCTTTGGGGCGGAAGAGGCGCTAGGGGCGAGTCTCGACCTGATCGTGCCGGAGCATTTGAGGCGGGCCCATTGGGTGGGCTTTCGCCGCGCCATCGAATCGGGGACGACCCGGCTCGGCGGACGCGCCACCATCACCCGCGCGCTGCACAAGAGCGGCAAGCGCCTATACGTGGACATGAGCTTCGCCGTCGTTCGCGGACCCGACGGAAGCGTCGTGGGCTCGGTCGCGATCGCGCGGGATGCGACCGCCCGCTACGAGGAAGAGAAGGCCCGCCGCCAGCCCGCCGCGGTACGATGA